One window of the Paenibacillus beijingensis genome contains the following:
- a CDS encoding HupE/UreJ family protein, with the protein MRIGFLKKGVHLIFTLAAAAAVLLFTLPGAAGAHATPYAYSDIEVGTDTLQYHLSFAEHDLMKILPADKDGDGKLSDSELSASLKEIAYLVDDNLIVTGNGKLAAGVVNGAKHEKRASMEMIGIDIFYQFPSPVKMYLVQYNFLWYSGADPNHINYATIDVGGQTIQQMLGSQNYIVQIQGPSASAAENQNDRAERPSSFSSSGQTASPLQTASSVPLQTLLDYTVMGMEHIWAGIDHMLFMLGLLLASNRKSWEIVKLISAFTVGHCITLVLSSLEVAYLSPKIVEPLIALSIVYVAVENIWRKKESRRWIVTLLFGLVHGFGFAEVLRGTLSGNMALPLFSFNLGVEIGQLAVVAVCLPLLWALSRIPVKMNWVNYGSGIIGCFGLIWFIERIGLFR; encoded by the coding sequence ATGCGGATTGGATTTTTGAAAAAAGGCGTTCATCTTATTTTTACATTAGCGGCTGCTGCAGCCGTACTGTTGTTCACTTTGCCGGGCGCAGCAGGGGCGCATGCGACTCCTTATGCTTACTCCGACATCGAGGTGGGAACGGATACGCTTCAGTATCATCTTTCTTTTGCGGAACATGACCTGATGAAAATTTTACCGGCCGATAAGGATGGAGACGGAAAGTTAAGCGACAGCGAGCTGTCCGCCTCACTGAAAGAAATTGCCTACCTGGTGGACGACAATTTGATCGTGACCGGGAACGGGAAGCTTGCCGCAGGCGTCGTCAATGGAGCCAAACATGAGAAAAGGGCCAGCATGGAGATGATCGGGATCGACATCTTCTATCAATTTCCGTCGCCTGTGAAAATGTATCTTGTCCAGTATAACTTTCTTTGGTACAGCGGCGCCGACCCGAATCACATCAACTACGCGACGATTGATGTCGGCGGACAGACGATCCAGCAAATGCTCGGAAGCCAGAACTATATTGTGCAAATCCAAGGACCGTCCGCTTCGGCGGCTGAAAATCAAAACGATCGTGCGGAGCGGCCGTCGTCTTTTTCCTCGTCGGGACAGACGGCTTCACCGTTGCAAACGGCGTCTTCCGTACCTTTGCAAACGCTGCTCGACTACACCGTGATGGGAATGGAGCACATTTGGGCCGGAATCGACCATATGCTGTTTATGCTCGGTCTGCTGCTCGCTTCCAATCGCAAATCATGGGAAATCGTCAAGCTGATTTCGGCATTTACCGTCGGCCATTGCATTACGCTCGTATTGTCTTCGCTGGAAGTCGCCTACCTTTCTCCGAAAATCGTCGAGCCGCTCATTGCGCTCAGCATTGTTTACGTCGCGGTTGAAAATATTTGGCGAAAAAAGGAGAGCCGGCGCTGGATCGTCACCTTATTGTTCGGTCTCGTGCACGGCTTCGGATTCGCCGAGGTGTTAAGAGGCACGCTGTCCGGAAATATGGCGCTTCCTCTGTTCTCGTTCAACCTTGGCGTCGAAATCGGCCAGTTGGCCGTCGTGGCGGTGTGCCTGCCGCTGCTCTGGGCTTTAAGCCGGATACCGGTAAAAATGAACTGGGTCAACTACGGTTCCGGCATTATCGGCTGCTTCGGATTGATTTGGTTTATCGAGCGGATCGGTTTGTTCAGATAA
- a CDS encoding proton-conducting transporter membrane subunit produces the protein MAALESISAVNWHPAVFAAAAAAMGAGTLAALREQRLHMLLLLGALIHAGYLLIPVGHALQPAKAGHFGEWPIVLAAYLLAAGGMVAAISAAGRDERTVVTVKSLAGMYHRAPWTAAALLLFLLSLAGMPLTAGFAARWLVMMDAAAAGAYWLAAVAAVSGVIACRSYFGIVTEMYMHAADEEAPVRIPLFTGLVIWLCAAGTVVLGIIPHRIIGWLSVLFGSRADTLIF, from the coding sequence ATGGCCGCATTAGAGTCGATATCCGCCGTCAACTGGCATCCTGCCGTCTTTGCGGCCGCAGCCGCCGCAATGGGGGCCGGAACGCTGGCGGCGCTGCGCGAACAGCGGCTGCACATGCTGCTGCTGCTTGGGGCGCTGATCCACGCCGGTTACTTGCTGATCCCGGTCGGTCACGCTTTGCAGCCTGCGAAGGCGGGCCACTTCGGGGAGTGGCCGATTGTTCTCGCCGCTTACTTGCTGGCAGCGGGCGGAATGGTTGCCGCCATTTCCGCCGCCGGACGGGATGAACGAACGGTCGTCACGGTGAAGTCGCTGGCGGGAATGTACCACCGCGCCCCGTGGACGGCTGCGGCGCTGCTGCTGTTTCTGCTGTCGCTTGCGGGGATGCCGCTAACGGCAGGGTTCGCCGCAAGATGGCTCGTCATGATGGATGCGGCCGCGGCGGGCGCGTACTGGCTCGCTGCGGTCGCGGCCGTCAGCGGAGTAATCGCGTGCAGGTCGTATTTTGGCATCGTAACCGAGATGTATATGCATGCCGCCGATGAGGAAGCCCCGGTGCGGATTCCGTTGTTCACCGGCTTGGTCATCTGGCTGTGCGCGGCGGGCACCGTCGTGCTCGGCATTATCCCCCATCGCATCATCGGATGGCTGAGCGTCCTGTTCGGAAGCCGGGCGGACACTTTGATCTTCTGA
- a CDS encoding NADH-quinone oxidoreductase subunit L, translated as MLIGFWYASEESKKAALKAFIIARVGDSALLAALALLFLYMPDRTLDFVNIQNVFQNGGEAAAPAITTAIGLLLILAAAGITAQFPFHGWLPDAARTPLAAIALIQGVGMPALGVYLLVRMMPLLEDSHGAMVTLSWVGGISALLAAIVAAVQRDIRRVLAYSTISQMGHMLMALGLGAQTGAIFYLLTHALFKPLLLLAAGNVISAAKTADIYEMGGLGRRMPVTAWTFGIGGLAMAGIPPLAGFWSRDAIASVAMDASTPLFLAGTGAAFCTALYLTRLYFVVFAGPMRESAALQGSVPAVPQAPATAKPPVQPIKSPAQPAKPPAHSVKTPALPSAASAAGSAPGKPGFPAAMKLPLAALALLILPVGLLETPWSGRLGTWLSGVYEAPHGGVNAMIVSVAASALGIYLGWLIYMKGTVRLRRDEIPSRAAWVVPMLEQGFYIDAAIRIVIVRPLLGLGRLLHRFDSMAVEGAGALTAESAFAAGGLLHRLLGRRGPVYGFLAVIAFIMIAAALAGRRFW; from the coding sequence TTGCTGATCGGATTTTGGTATGCAAGTGAGGAGTCGAAAAAGGCGGCGTTAAAAGCGTTTATTATCGCCCGTGTCGGAGACTCGGCACTGCTTGCCGCATTAGCGCTGCTGTTCCTTTATATGCCCGACCGGACGCTCGACTTTGTGAATATTCAAAATGTGTTCCAGAACGGCGGAGAAGCTGCGGCACCGGCCATAACGACCGCGATTGGGCTGCTCCTTATATTGGCGGCCGCCGGGATAACGGCGCAGTTTCCCTTTCACGGATGGCTTCCTGATGCGGCGCGGACGCCGCTGGCGGCTATTGCGCTCATTCAAGGAGTGGGCATGCCGGCACTCGGCGTATACCTGCTTGTCCGTATGATGCCGCTGCTGGAAGACTCTCATGGGGCTATGGTTACGCTCTCATGGGTAGGCGGAATATCGGCGCTGCTTGCCGCAATCGTTGCAGCGGTTCAGCGGGATATCCGGCGCGTTCTGGCTTATTCGACAATTAGCCAAATGGGGCATATGTTGATGGCGCTTGGGCTGGGCGCACAGACGGGGGCCATCTTCTATTTGCTGACCCATGCCTTGTTCAAGCCGCTGCTGCTGCTCGCGGCAGGCAATGTGATCAGCGCCGCGAAGACCGCCGATATTTATGAAATGGGCGGCCTCGGGCGGCGCATGCCGGTGACCGCCTGGACATTCGGAATCGGGGGGCTGGCAATGGCGGGGATTCCGCCGCTTGCCGGCTTTTGGTCGAGGGACGCGATTGCGTCTGTGGCGATGGATGCGAGCACGCCTTTGTTTTTGGCCGGAACCGGCGCCGCATTTTGCACGGCGCTCTATTTGACGCGCTTGTATTTTGTTGTGTTTGCCGGCCCGATGCGGGAATCAGCGGCTCTGCAGGGTTCCGTACCGGCGGTTCCGCAGGCTCCCGCCACGGCCAAGCCGCCGGTACAGCCAATCAAGTCTCCGGCGCAGCCGGCCAAGCCGCCGGCACATTCGGTCAAAACTCCGGCGCTGCCGTCAGCGGCCTCCGCCGCCGGTTCCGCTCCGGGTAAGCCGGGCTTTCCGGCCGCGATGAAGCTGCCGCTGGCGGCGCTGGCGCTGCTGATCCTACCGGTCGGCCTGCTGGAAACGCCGTGGAGCGGCAGGCTCGGCACTTGGCTGAGCGGAGTATACGAAGCGCCTCACGGCGGCGTAAACGCGATGATCGTCTCGGTTGCGGCATCGGCGCTCGGCATTTATTTAGGATGGCTCATCTATATGAAGGGCACTGTGCGGCTGCGCAGGGATGAGATACCATCACGCGCGGCTTGGGTTGTTCCAATGCTGGAGCAAGGGTTTTATATCGATGCAGCGATCAGAATCGTTATCGTGCGCCCGCTGCTGGGGCTTGGACGGCTGCTGCACCGGTTCGACTCCATGGCAGTCGAAGGCGCGGGCGCTTTGACGGCGGAAAGTGCTTTCGCTGCTGGAGGGCTGCTTCACCGCCTGCTCGGGCGCAGAGGTCCCGTTTACGGATTTCTGGCGGTTATCGCGTTCATTATGATTGCGGCCGCTCTTGCCGGAAGGAGGTTCTGGTAA
- a CDS encoding complex I subunit 4 family protein codes for MSPEWPFLTLIVVLPLLGAAAVLLMPRALSRYVQLVGIAAAFPPLLLAAWIYGNYSLLPGSAPFREQAVWIRIPLPYDTFTSAASFALDLQYHLAIDGLSLPLVLLTAVVAASAALGSIYIKKRVKTFYSSFLIVESGLFGALLARDVILFIVFLEITAAAMFFLIGIWGSANRERSARRYLLANGAGSALLLLAFTLMVAAAGLSIEQTEQGTQLTYSGSYDVIAGHLSASGPYANFSDGMSGVPQPLQLTEPLRWTIFLLVLAGFGLSMPVFPFHSWMIKAHEEAASPAAMLLSGALLQVGGYGLLRYGVALFPEQLGQAGTWVAFAGIVQLFYGGLLALIQRDLRRLLAYASFSQTGLVLLGIASMDEIGLQGAVFQLVSQGLIMTLLFLIAAGLQERTGTVQLSELGGLARPLPFMCGILLAAALAYAGVPGLAGFPGKLLPLLGLFGVMKGAAAAAVAGIIVCAVCMLRGVTSVSYGAVAEKNAALKDARFIEAVPMIALLALVVLLGLYPSTVTDVMQHAFDGLLDQVNAKVEG; via the coding sequence ATGTCCCCCGAGTGGCCCTTTTTAACGCTAATTGTCGTCCTGCCGCTGCTTGGAGCCGCTGCCGTGCTGCTTATGCCGCGTGCCTTAAGCCGCTATGTGCAGCTTGTTGGAATTGCCGCCGCTTTTCCGCCGCTTCTGCTCGCCGCGTGGATATATGGAAACTACAGCCTGCTTCCCGGCAGCGCCCCTTTCAGGGAGCAGGCGGTATGGATCCGCATTCCGCTTCCTTATGACACGTTTACTTCGGCGGCCTCTTTTGCGCTCGATCTTCAGTATCATCTTGCGATAGACGGCCTGTCGCTGCCGCTCGTCCTGCTCACTGCGGTCGTTGCAGCGTCCGCCGCGCTCGGTTCGATTTATATCAAAAAACGGGTTAAAACGTTTTACAGCTCGTTTCTTATCGTAGAAAGCGGACTGTTCGGCGCGCTGCTGGCGCGGGATGTCATTTTGTTTATCGTTTTTCTGGAAATTACGGCGGCAGCGATGTTTTTTCTGATCGGAATTTGGGGCTCCGCGAACCGCGAGAGGTCGGCACGCCGCTATTTGCTGGCAAACGGCGCGGGATCGGCGCTGCTGCTGCTGGCGTTTACGTTAATGGTTGCGGCCGCGGGTTTGTCAATCGAACAAACGGAACAAGGTACCCAGCTGACCTACAGCGGCAGTTATGATGTCATCGCCGGGCATCTGTCCGCTTCCGGCCCGTATGCCAATTTTTCGGACGGAATGTCCGGTGTGCCCCAGCCGTTGCAGCTGACGGAGCCGCTCCGATGGACGATTTTTTTGCTCGTGCTGGCTGGATTCGGGCTAAGCATGCCTGTTTTTCCATTTCATTCCTGGATGATAAAGGCGCATGAGGAAGCCGCGTCTCCGGCTGCGATGCTGCTGTCGGGCGCGCTGCTGCAGGTTGGCGGTTACGGCTTGCTTCGCTACGGAGTGGCGCTGTTTCCGGAGCAGTTGGGACAGGCAGGGACATGGGTTGCCTTCGCCGGCATCGTGCAGCTGTTCTACGGCGGGCTGCTCGCGCTCATCCAGCGCGATTTGCGAAGGCTGCTTGCATACGCCTCTTTCAGCCAGACCGGATTGGTGCTGCTCGGCATCGCCTCGATGGATGAAATCGGCCTGCAGGGGGCGGTATTTCAGCTCGTGTCGCAAGGGCTTATTATGACGCTTCTGTTTCTCATTGCCGCCGGCTTGCAGGAGAGAACCGGAACCGTGCAGCTGTCCGAGCTTGGCGGTCTGGCCCGTCCGCTGCCGTTCATGTGCGGCATTTTGCTCGCGGCCGCGCTGGCATATGCCGGCGTACCGGGATTGGCGGGCTTTCCCGGAAAGCTGCTGCCGCTGCTCGGACTGTTCGGCGTCATGAAGGGTGCGGCGGCTGCAGCTGTTGCAGGTATTATTGTCTGCGCCGTCTGCATGCTGCGCGGAGTGACGAGCGTAAGCTACGGTGCGGTAGCTGAAAAAAATGCGGCCCTAAAGGACGCACGGTTCATTGAAGCCGTCCCGATGATTGCGCTGCTGGCGCTCGTCGTGCTGCTCGGCCTATATCCGTCAACGGTAACGGATGTGATGCAGCACGCGTTCGACGGGCTGCTGGATCAGGTAAATGCGAAGGTGGAGGGGTAA